The segment TGTTCGTCAACGCGGGCATGGTGCCTTTCAAGCCGTACTTCCTCGGCGACCAGACACCGCCGTTCGAGCGGGCGACCAGCGTGCAGAAGTGCGTGCGCACCCTCGACATCGAAGAGGTGGGCATCACCACCCGCCACAACACGTTCTTCCAGATGGCGGGCAACTTCTCGTTCGGCGACTACTTCAAGCGCGAGGCCATCACCTTCGCGTGGAAGCTGCTGACCGACTCCGTCGAGGACGGCGGCTACGGGATGGATCCGACCAAGCTGTGGCCGACCGTCTACCTGGACGACGACGAGGCCGAGAGCATCTGGCGCGACGAGATCGGCGTGCCCGCCGAACGCATCCAGCGGCGCGGCATGGCCGACAACTACTGGTCGATGGGTGTCCCCGGCCCCTGCGGTCCGTGCTCGGAGATCTTCTACGACCGCGGCCCGGAGTACGGCGTCGAGGGCGGGCCGGAGGCCGACGAGGACCGATACATCGAGATCTGGAACCTCGTGTTCATGCAGAACGAGCGTGGCGAGGGCACCACCAAGGACGACTACGAGATCCTCGGCCCGCTGCCGAAGAAGAACATCGACACGGGCATGGGCATCGAGCGCGTCGCCTGCCTGCTGCAGGGCGTCGACAACGTCTACGAGACCGACCTGATGAAGCCGATCATCGACCTCACGGCCGAGATCGCCGGCCGCGGCTACGCGGCGGGCAACCACGACGACGACGTCCGGTTCCGCGTCGTCGCCGACCACGCGCGCACCGCCGTCATGCTGATCGGCGACGGCGTGGTGCCGTCCAACGACGGCCGCGGCTACGTCCTGCGCCGCCTGCTGCGCCGCATCGTGCGCTCCGTCCGTCTTCTCGGTGGACACCAGGCGATGGAGCGGGTCATCACCGCGGTCATCGATCTGATGACCCCGTCGTACCCCGAGCTCGCCGAGCAGCGCGCCCACATCCTGTCGGTCGCCGTCGCCGAGGAGACCACCTTCTCGCGGACCCTGGAGTCCGGTTCCAAGCTGTTCTCCGAGGCCGCCGACGCCACCAAGCAGGCCGGCAGCACGTCGATCAGCGGCACCGACGCCTTCACCCTCCACGACACCTACGGGTTCCCGATCGACCTCACGCTGGAGATGGCGTCCGAGGCCGGCCTGTCCGTCGATCGCGACGGTTTCGCCGAGCTGATGAACGAGCAGCGCCAGCGCGCCAAGGCTGATGCCCGCGCCCGCAAGTCGGCGCACGCCGACCACCACGTGTACCGCGAGTTCCTCGATCGTGGACCCACCGAGTTCACCGGCTTCACCGAGCTGGTGTCCGAGGCTCGGGTCTTGGGCCTGGTGTCCGACGGCGAGCGCGTCCGGTCGGCCGCACCCGGCGCCGAACTGGAACTGATCCTGGATCGCAGCCCGCTGTACGCCGAGTCCGGCGGCCAGATGGCCGACCACGGCACCATCACCACCAGCGACGGTGTGCGTCTTCGCGTCAACGACGTCCAGAAGGTGGGCAAGAAGGTCTGGCTGCACAAGGTGGTCGTCGACGAGGGCGAGATCGTCGAGGGCGACCAGGTCCTCGCAGCAGTCGACGCCGGCTGGCGTCACGGTGCGACGCAGGGCCACTCGGGCACTCACATGATCCACGCCGCCCTCCGCCAGGTCCTCGGACCCACCGCCACCCAGGCCGGTTCGCTGAACCGCCCCGGCTATCTGCGCTTCGACTTCCATTCCGGCACCGGTCTCACCGAGTCCCAGCGCACCGAGATCGAGCAGATCGCCAACGAGGCCGTGGAGGCCAACTACACGGTCAACACCTTCGAGACCGACCTCACCAAGGCCAAGGCCATGGGCGCCATGGCGCTGTTCGGCGAGAACTACGGTGACCAGGTGCGCGTCGTCGAGATCGGCGGACCGTTCTCGATGGAGCTGTGCGGCGGCACCCACGTCGCGAGCTCGGCGCAGATCGGCCCGATCACGGTGATCGGCGAGTCGTCCGTCGGCTCCGGCACTCGGCGCGTCGAGGCCTACGTCGGCATGGACTCGTTCCGCTACCTCTCGCGCGAGCGGGCCCTGATGGCAGGACTCGCCGCATCGCTGAAGGTGCCGTCCGAAGACGTTCCCGACCGCGTCGAGCAGCTGGTCCACAAGCTGAAGGAGGCGGAGAAGGCCGTCGAGTCGCTGCGCGCCGAGCAGGCGCGCGCGGCCGTCGCCGGGCTGATCGACGAGGGCGTCACCGTGGGCGACACCCTGGTGGTGGCGGCACGGGTGGGCGACGGCGTCGACGCCAACGGTCTGCGCAGCCTGGTGACCGATCTGCGCGGTCGCGTCGCCGATCGCAACGCGGTGATCGCGCTGTTCTCCGCAGGCGACGGCAAGGTCCCGTTCGCCGTCGGCACCACCGATGCGGCCCGCGGCGCAGGCATCAAGGCCGGCGACCTGGTCCGCGAGGTGGCCCCGCTGGTCTCCGGCCGGGGCG is part of the Gordonia phthalatica genome and harbors:
- the alaS gene encoding alanine--tRNA ligase; this encodes MQTHEIRKRFLDHFIRAGHTEVPSASLILDDPNLLFVNAGMVPFKPYFLGDQTPPFERATSVQKCVRTLDIEEVGITTRHNTFFQMAGNFSFGDYFKREAITFAWKLLTDSVEDGGYGMDPTKLWPTVYLDDDEAESIWRDEIGVPAERIQRRGMADNYWSMGVPGPCGPCSEIFYDRGPEYGVEGGPEADEDRYIEIWNLVFMQNERGEGTTKDDYEILGPLPKKNIDTGMGIERVACLLQGVDNVYETDLMKPIIDLTAEIAGRGYAAGNHDDDVRFRVVADHARTAVMLIGDGVVPSNDGRGYVLRRLLRRIVRSVRLLGGHQAMERVITAVIDLMTPSYPELAEQRAHILSVAVAEETTFSRTLESGSKLFSEAADATKQAGSTSISGTDAFTLHDTYGFPIDLTLEMASEAGLSVDRDGFAELMNEQRQRAKADARARKSAHADHHVYREFLDRGPTEFTGFTELVSEARVLGLVSDGERVRSAAPGAELELILDRSPLYAESGGQMADHGTITTSDGVRLRVNDVQKVGKKVWLHKVVVDEGEIVEGDQVLAAVDAGWRHGATQGHSGTHMIHAALRQVLGPTATQAGSLNRPGYLRFDFHSGTGLTESQRTEIEQIANEAVEANYTVNTFETDLTKAKAMGAMALFGENYGDQVRVVEIGGPFSMELCGGTHVASSAQIGPITVIGESSVGSGTRRVEAYVGMDSFRYLSRERALMAGLAASLKVPSEDVPDRVEQLVHKLKEAEKAVESLRAEQARAAVAGLIDEGVTVGDTLVVAARVGDGVDANGLRSLVTDLRGRVADRNAVIALFSAGDGKVPFAVGTTDAARGAGIKAGDLVREVAPLVSGRGGGKPDLAQGSGTDAAGIDGALARLREVIGAR